GCTCCAGTATGTGGACGCCGTTCTTCTTCACTACCGGAGTTATCTCGGGGTGGGAGAAGGTTGCGTAGGAGCGGTCGATGAGATCCTTAAGGTCTTGTGCCGGGATATCGTCGGCAAAGAGGGATATTACCTCGAAAGCCAGATCCTGGTAAGAAAGCGTCCGCCACGACTCAAGCGTTTTCCGGTCGATTGCCGGGAGGGTCTCCGGCAGCAGAAGCCCGCCGTCGGTGGCGAGGCCCATCATGACCGCGTCCTTGAATCCGATGGGGGAGATGGTGCCTCTGGTGCTGATATAGTTCATGGTTGTTCAATCTCCGTTTTTTTTCTATGAAGAGAAGCAATCTTAACAGCAATCCCGAGAAAATGGAAGGGGCGGGCGACTGCACGTTCGTGTATCGCCCGGGCATTTATGTTATCATAGCAGGGCATTCCATGTTGAGTATGAAAGGCTTATCTCCATGAACCTCGCGAAACGTGACGAGATGCTCCATGTAATTGATACCCTGGCGGCAAATTACCTGAAGGGAAAAGTGCGGGCGGTGCGTTTGTCGATCATAGCGCTCCTTTCCGGCGGACATATCCTGCTGGAGGATATTCCCGGCCTTGGCAAAACAACGCTTGCCCTGGCCCTGGCCAAGGCCTTGGGGCTCTCCTTCGGCCGGGTGCAATGCACGAGCGATCTTCTGCCGACAGATATCACGGGGCTTTCCATTTTCAGCAGGGAGGAGGGCCGTTTCACTTTTGTGCCGGGGCCCATTTTCAACAATGTTGTTCTCGTGGACGAAATCAACCGGGCGATGCCCAAGACCCAGAGTGCGCTCCTGGAAGCAATGGAGGAGCGGAAGGTGACTGTGGAGGGGACTACCCATCAGCTGCCGGGGCCCTTCCTCGTCATTGCCACCCAGAACCCTGTGGAGCAGGTGGGCACCTATCCGCTGCCCGAGTCCCAGTTGGACCGGTTCATGGTGAGAAGCGGAATCGGATATCCCCCGGAGCTTATTGAAAAGGCAATTATCAGGGGGGGGAGCATACGGGACGGCATTCAGACACTTGCTCCGCTGGTTACGGCGGACGATATTGCCGAAGCTCAGAAGGCTGTTAAGGAAAACATCTATCTCTCTGAATCGGTGGTCGATTATCTCTACGCCATCGTTGCCGCTACGCGAAACCATCCCGCGATTTCCTCCGGCATTTCAACCCGTGGCGGGATCGGTATGGCCGAGACCGCCAAGGCGAATGCGTATCTGGAGGGACGGGATTACGTGATTCCCGAGGATGTGAAAGCCATCGCCGCACCGGTGGGTGCCCATCGCATCATCCTTACGATGGATAACGAGAACCTCGACAAGGGGGAGTTATTAAACGCCATTCTGAACACCATTCCCGTTCCGCTGGCCTGAAGCTTACCCGTGCCGGGGCAGCCTACATAGTCATCACGCTCCTCCTTGGTTTCGCAGCCGTCAATACGGGCAACAATCTTCTTTTTCTAGTGGTGTCGGCCCTGCTCGGGTTCATGACCGTCTCGGGGGTTCTCGGCTGGCTCAATATCAGGTACCTTGGCGTCGCAATCCGCCTGCCAGAGGAAATCTATGACGGTCAGGAAACATATGTGACGCTGCAGATGGAGAATCGCAAGCGGTGGCTCCCGTCTTTTTTGCTGCGCGGCGAAGTGGGAGGGGGGCGTTTCGATTTTCACTCCATTGAACGCAGGGGCGCTGAGACCGGCACAGTGGCGATGACATTCGCGGGAAGGGGGCGCAAGGAGCTTGGCTCGGTCATGGTCAGCTCGCCATTCCCAATCAATTTTTTCATAAGAAACATAACGCTCCCGCTGGATGCACACTGTGTCGTTTTTCCCCGTCCTAACCCCTGCGGCATGCCTGGTGCCCCGGCGGACGCAAGAAGTCGCGGAGCGGCCAGAAGCAGCGGTAGGGGTTATGAAGGTGAGATGGAGACAATTGCCGAGTACACCGGCGTTGAACCGCTGAAGCTTGTTCATTGGCGTCTTTCGGCCCGTCACGAAAACCTGAAGGTGAAGCAGCTCACTTCGCTGGCCGATGTTCCCGTCATGCTCGATATCGCCCAAATTCCAGGACGGAACATTGATGAAAGGCTTTCGTGTGCCGCCTGGATAGTGAATCGTTCAATCAAGGCAAATCGTCCGGTTGGGCTCATCGCCGGCACGAAAGTCATAGGTCCGGACACTTCACGCTCCCATCGCCTGAAGCTTCTCACGGAACTCGCTCTCCATGGTAGCCATTAGTTCCCTTATACGATTCCTTGCTTATGTTGTTTCCGTCTTGGGGTTTCTGCCGGTGGCGCCCCATGTGGATATCCCTGTGCTGATTGTTTTCCCAGTGGCTTTAGCATGTGGGATATTCTTTGATCGTCAGGGTAAGTATCCGCTTACCGGTGTACCTGTCACGATCCTTACGGTTATTTCTTTCATTTTCTATTTTATGCAGCTCAGCATGGCCAATCCGGCTGCGCCGGCCGTTAATTTTCTTGTGGTGCTTCTCTCCGTGAGGCTTTTGAATGAAAAGAGCCCACGCAATGTTCTTCAGATTTTTGCCCTTGCTCTTTTCGCCCTTGCCAGTTCGTCTCTCTTCAGCCTGAGCGCCATATTCCTTGTCTATCTCTTTCTGCAGTTGGGGCTCATTGCCGTATCGCTCGTTTTGCTTACTTTCCATTCCGTGGATGACCACTTGCGTCTCACGCGAAAAAGCCTGTGGAGAGTTGTCGGTGTATCGCTTGCCATGCCTGCGGCATCGGTGCCGCTGGTATTGTTCTTTTTCGCTATTCTCCCCCGTACCCAGTATCCGCTCCTGAATTTCCTCAATGCGCCCGGAGAAAGATCGGCAGGTTTCAGTGACCGGGTCGAACCGGGCAGGGCGTCTAGCGTGGGCGAAGTGAAAACCGTTGCCTTCAGGGCTGAATGCGAACAGTTGGCCCCCAATGATCTTTATTGGCGTGGAATCGTCTTCGATACCATGTCCGGCGCCACCTGGACGAAGAATGGGCAACGTTCCGATGAAGTGCCGGGCGTTCCCCGTGGGGTAACGGTCCGTCAGACGGTTTATCCCGAACCCTCCCTTGGCAATCACCTCATAGCTCTGGACGTTCCGATACGTCTTGACGGCACGGGGATCAGCCAGGGAGGGGATTTCACCTTTACCAAGCGGGGGAGGTCGCGAGGCCGGATACGCTATGATGCTACGTCGGTTCTTACGGGTGCCATTCCTACGCCCCGAGGAATTGATCGTGCCCACTACCTGCGCATCCCTGGCCGTGTTTCGGATCGCGTTTATGCTCTGGCAAAAGAGTTCTCGGCAGGTGAACCGTCCGATGGGGAGCGGCTCAAGCGTGTCGAGTCATGGTTTGTGCGTCAAGGATTTCGTTACGCCACCAGCGGTCTTGCGGTTTCTGTCGATCCGGTCGATGCCTTTTTGTTGGAGAAAAGGGTTGGGCACTGCGAGTTCTTTGCTTCGTCCTTTGCAACCCTGTTGCGTTTGGCCGGCGTCCCGGCGAGGCTCGTGGGTGGATACTATGGTGGCGAATACAACGAGGTTGGCGGGTACTACGTGGTAACCGAGGACCGGGCTCACGTGTGGGTTGAAGCATTTGTGGGAGGGAGGGGGTGGGTCAGGATAGATCCCAGTTCATTTGCCGCCAATTTTGACCGGACACAGTCAGGAAAACGTGCTTTCACCACCAAAATCATCGCTCTCATCGATTCTTTCACGTGGTATTGGAATCAGGCGGTCATTACCTATGATCTCCAGAAACAGGTTGAGTTAATCCGTCGCGCAAACCGGCAGTTCAGCGGGATTACCCTCCATGGCGGCACCAGAAAACTTTTTCCGGCGTTGCTTGCTGTCGCAGCATTGGCCATTGTTGTCCGGTTGCTGATGATTCGAGGTAAAAGGACCCGGGAAGAGCAGATTTTGCAGTGTTTTCTTGCGCGGGTCGAGAAGGTCTACGGTATTCCCCATCCCCGGCCTACGCAAGGATTGAAAGAGATTGCGGACATGATTGAAGACCCGGCGGCAACCGAATTCGTTTCCATTTTCGGCGGGGCAATTTATCGTGATCGACAACTCTCCAGGGATGAATATCAACGTCTGGTACAGATAATCAACTCCATAGGCAATAACAGGAGGCCATAGTTCGGCAAGTTGGGCTGATTCCTTGATTTCAGGCAGTTCGGGCAGTTTCATATGCCTTGACAATGTTGAATCTTTCCTTTAGTTTACAAGGATATTTGTTACCAATTAACGGCTGGATCCGGACAGGCTTTGAGTTCAAAGAAAGATAAATTTCTTGATAGCGCACAAAAATTCCTGGCGAAGGGGCAGATTGACCGCGCTCTGAGGGAATACGAGCAGGCGGTGGCCATTGACCCGAAAGACGTGCGGGTACGACAGAAATTCGCTGAACTGCTGGTGCGGGCAAACCGTAAAGACGATGCACTCCGTGAATTCGAGGTAATTGGCAAGTACTATTCAGATAACGGCTTTTATCTCAAGGCAATAGCCGTTTATAAGCAGATCCAGAAAATAACCCCTTCCAACCTGGATATTTCCCTTACCCTTGGCTCCCTCAACGAAAAGCAGGGCCTCATCGGCAACGCGCTGGCAGAATACAAGTTGGTTTTTGACCACTACGAGCGGAGCAATCGGCTTATTGATGCTGTTTCCGTTCTTGTCAAAATGCATGCCGTTGACCCGGAAAATCTGAATATCCGCCTGAAGCTTGCCGAAACGCGCCACCGTGCCGGCCTTGTTGACGACTCCTACCACGACTATATCGAATTATCCCGCGATCTGCGAACAAAGGGGGACGAGGCTACTTACGCACGCGTTTGCGAGCGTATCGCCAACCTTTTCCCCGATCGTAAGGAATTCCTTTTATCGGTAGCTGAAAATCATATCAGGGATGGCAAAGCACTCGCGGCAATCCCCATCCTGAAGCAGATAGCCGGTGATGACCGGTGGAATCCCAAGGCACTCTATCTGCTGGCAGATGCAGGCCGCGCTGCTGCTGACCATGCCATGACGAAGAGTGCCTACGGCCAGATAATCAAGCGCTTTCCGGGTGAAATACAAGCCATAAAGGGATTTCTTTTCAGTCTGAAGGCCGAGGGTAATATTGATGAAGCGGTCAGGGTTCTTCGCCACGTCGAGCCGATACTGCTGAAAGAAGAACCGGAAACGCTCGAGCAGTTTTATCTCACGTTCAAGGACATTGCTCCCGACCATGCCGGAATAGCGGACGGGCTGCGGAGGATTCGCGGGGCCGCAGATTCCGTGGAGGCCTCCGAGGCTATGGCCGAACAGTTGCCGGAAACTGTGGCGACCGCAGAGACCTCTCCGGTTGTGCAACCTGAATTCGAGAGTGTTCAGCAGCCGGAAGTCTCCGCCGATGAAGCTCCATGGGAAGATGAAATTGCCATCTCCTTTGACGATGAAGCTGCCGCTGAAACAGCCGGTGGCAAATCTTTTGAATCATTGCCGCTCACGAACGATGATGCCATGCCCACCGTTGACTCCGGTGCTGACGAAGTCAGGTTTGATGATGCTGCTCCGGAAGAGACCCATGAGGTGGAAGTGGAGTTGGCCGATTTCCCGCCAATGACGGACGACTGGCTCGACACGGCTGCACAGGACAGTTTTGCAGGAGAAGTTTCCGCTGGGCCTGCTGCCGAAGATTTGTCCCTCGACTTTTCCGATGGGGAAATCGAAGATATCATTCCCCCGTTGTCCCTCGGCTCTCCATCTGCCAAGTCCGATAAGTACGGCCTTGACGGCCTTTTCTCGGCGTTCAAGAAAGGGGTTGGCGAACAGCTCGCCCAGGACGATACCGAATCCCATTACAGCCTAGGGATTGCCTACAAAGAGATGGGGCTTTTCGACGATGCCATCGCCGAATTCCAGTCGGCCGCTCGCGACCAACACCGTCTTGCCGACTGTATTACCCTTCAGGGAATTTGTTCCCGGGAAAAAGGTGATCCGGAGAAGGCCGAGGAATATTTCCGCTCAGGACTCGCCCTTGCGGAACTGAACCGCGAGGAACGCCTCTGTCTTACCTATGAACTGTCGCTGCTCTATGAAATGATAGGCGATACCGAACGTGCCCTGGCTGGTTACCGCGAGGTTGTTGCACTTAACCCCGGCTTCAGGGATTCGTTACAGAAGGTGTCCGGCTTGAAAGCCGACGGTGGGGGAGAGGATGCAGCCGACGTCGAATTGGTGGATCTTGACGAGATAGAGGAAGGGGCGGGGTAATTCCCGCCCTTTTTTATGCTGTCAGTCTTACGGAAATAACAATCTCACGAAAAGAGGAGCCCGCGTGGCGCCAGGAGGCGCAGGGGCGCCTGAAAAAATTCCCCCTTGTATCCTGCTGGCAGTGGCGGGAGATTAGACGCGTTCTGCAAGGTATTCATTATCATGCGGTCGTACTCGTTGCTGCCGGAACTTCTCACCAATCTCGCCGAAAATATCTCACCGTTTTTCCTCACGATGATAGTTACAAGCGCCTCCTGTTCTCCCGGTTCCACATTTGTGCCGCCTGCCGCTGCCCACCATTGTTCATTTACCCGTTCCACAAGCTTGAAATAGTATTCACGCACATCGCCATTCAGGGTCTCTCCATCGGAAATGCTTCTGAAAAACCCACGCGTCAGACCTAGCGAAAGGGATGTGGCTTCCGGTTGCGGCGGCGGTTGAGGAACTGTTTCCTCCACAGGAGTCTCGGTCGGTGCGGGCAGGATTTCAGAGTCAGGGGAGGGGAGTTCCATCTGTTGACGGATTGTTGAAGCAGGAGGTTGTACAATTGCCTTGCTGCTTTCCTGAGGCAGCGGGAGATTTGCATCATTCAGGTCAACCATCACAATCTGCTCCGGGGCAAGGCGTGTCAGGCGGCCCGGAAGAAGAAACGTGGTCAAGGCAAAGGCAATATGCAGCGCCAGCGAGAGAACCAGTGTGCCGGCAAACAGATTTTGTTTCGTCCGGTACAGGGGCGGGTGATGCTCCATTGCTGTCAAACTCCCGTCTGGTGGTGAACAACGTTGGCTTCAATAGTAGCAAAGTGCCTTGGATGATGGCAAGAGAAAGGGGGGCTCATGGCCCCCCTGGCGTTTCATTGAGAGTAAGGTGAATCTGCTACGAGTTTTGAGCATCCACCACGGCGATTGCTGCCATGTTGACGATGTCGGTCACGTCATCGCCACGCTGGAGGACGTGAACAGGCTTTTTCATCCCCATGAGGATTGGGCCGATGGCTTCGGCGCCGCCAAGGCGGTGAAGGAGCTTGTAGCAGATGTTGCCGGCATTCAGGTCCGGGAATATCAGAACGTTGGCCGCCTCTTTCAGGGATGCAAAGGAAAAGCTCTTCTGGAGGAATTCAGTAACGACTGCCGTGTCGGACTGCATCTCACCGTCAATAACAAGTCCCGGCTCCTTCTCTTTGACAATGTCAACGGCGCGCTTCACCTTCTGGGCTTGCGGGTGGTTGACCGATCCGAAGTTGGAGAAGGAAAGCATTGCGACGGTAGGTTCGAGATCGAGCATCCTGGCCTTCTCGGCGGCAAGGATGGCGGTTTCGGCAAGCTCTTCGGCCGTTGGTTCGATGCAGACCGTGGTGTCTGCCATGAGGAAGATACCTTTTTTGAATACCATCATGTAAAGGCCATGAACGCTGGAGAGACCGGGCTGCCTGCCGATAACCTCCAGGGCGGGGCGGATGGTTTCCGGGTAGTGGGTGTCGATACCCGAAAGCAGTGTGTCGGCATCACCCATGTGTACCATCATGCAGCCGAAATGGGTGCGGGACTTGCGGGTCATGATTCTCCTGGCTTCGGTAAGTGTCAACCCCTTGCGTTGCCGCAACCGGAAGAGCTCCTGTGCGTATTCTTCCGAGCGTTCGTAATTTGCAGGGTCGATAATGGAGATGCTTCCGTTGAGTTCAAGTCCCAGCTCTTCCATGGACGCGCGGATTTTGTCTTGGTTGCCGACGAGGACCGGAGTTGCAATCCCTTCTTCAACAAGTATCTGGGCGGCCTTGAGAATCTTTTCGTTGTCCCCTTCGGGGAACACAATTCGCTTGGGGTCGCATTTTGCCTTGTTTATGAGCATCCGCAGGGTTTCCTTCGCTTTTCCCTGCAACGATTCCAGATGCTCGACGTATTTTCCCATATCCTCGATGGGCTGACGGGCTACCCTTGATTCCATAGCAGCTTTGGCTACCGCCGGCGCTACCCGGAGAAGCGCCCTGGGATCAAAGGGCTTCGGGATAATATAGTCGCGGCCGAAGGAAAACTTTACATTGCCGTAGGCGCGGCAAACCGCATCGGGGCATTCTTCGCGGGCAAGTTCCGCGAGGGCGAACACTGCGGCCTTTTTCATATCTTCATTGATGGTTGTTGCCCTGACATCGAGAGCTCCCCTGAAGATAAAGGGGAAACCGAGCACGTTGTTCACCTGGTTCGGATAGTCGGAGCGACCGGTGGCGATGAGGACATCGCCCCGCACCGCATTGGCCTCTTCAGGCGTAATTTCCGGATCGGGGTTGGCCATGGCGAAGATAATGGGATTCTTTGCCAGCTTGCGCACCATCTCCGGGGTAAATGCCCCTTTGGAGGATAATCCGTAGAGAACATCGGCCCCGTCCGCAGCTTCTTCCAAGGTGCGCAGGGTAGTGTCCACGGCGAAGCGTTCTTTATACTTGTTCATCCCCTCGGTTCGCCCCTGGTAGATGACCCCCTTGGTGTCGCACATGACGAGGTGTTCCTTCTTCACCCCCAACGAGATGGCAAGATTGGCGCAGGCAATGGCAGAGGCCCCGGCGCCGTTCACGACGATACGGATATCCTCGATTTTCTTGCCGATGATCTCAAGGGCATTGATGAGGGCGGCGGCGGAGATGATGGCGGTGCCGTGCTGATCATCGTGAAAGACCGGAATGTTCATGGTCTTCTTGAGCTCTTCCTCGATGTAGAAGCACTCCGGTGCCTTGATATCCTCCAGGTTGATGCCTCCAAAGGTGGGTTCAAGAAGTTGGCAGGCTTTAATGACTTCGTCGGGGTTTTCGGTGTTCAGCTCGATATCGAAGACGTCAATATCGGCAAAACGCTTGAAAAGGACACCTTTTCCTTCCATGACCGGTTTGCCGGCCAGCGCTCCGATGTTCCCCAGGCCCAGCACAGCGGTACCGTTGGAGAGAACCGCGACAAGGTTTCCCTTTGCGGTGTATTTATAGGCATCCTCCGGATTTTTTTCGATTTCGAGGCACGGCTCGGCAACTCCTGGCGAGTAAGCGAGTGAGAGATCCCGTTGGGTTAGGCATGGCTTCGAGGCAACGACTTCAATTTTCCCTTTACGTCCGCTCGAATGGTATTCCAAGGCATCCTGTTTTTTACTCATAATGATTCGTGCTCCTTTCTTTTGTTGGAACATTTTTTATTGGGGATAAAAATTGTTTTCAGGCAACATCACCACAATTACAGGGTTTTATTTCCCGGCTTCGTTATAAATTGTGCAAGATTAGACCTTGTGCCGTTCTTTTGTCAAGGTCAATTACAGTAATACTAAAAATACATTTTATTATGGATATGCACCCTCAATCCCTGTCAAAGCTTGTATTTGCCGTAAAGTTCGATGATAATTCCGGTATCATCGATGCCTGACTATTACCGTGCAAGGGGGGAACGATGGAGAGAATCTGGGCGCCTTGGCGTATGGATTATATTCTCGATGAAAAACCATGCGGTTGCATTTTCTGCTCGGGAGGGCAGAGCGATCAGGGTAGAGATAAGCTTGTCCTTTACAAATCAACGTTATCCCTTGTCATGCTCAATCGTTATCCCTATACAAACGGCCACCTCATGGCGGCACCGCTACGCCACACCTCAGACCTGGACTCGCTGACAGACGAAGAGATGCTCGACCTGTTCCGCAGCGTGCGGTTATGCCGCAGGGTTCTGGAGGTTGAGGCTTCGCCTCAGGGGTTCAACATCGGCATCAATCTCGGCCGTGCTGCCGGTGCCGGTATTGAAGATCACCTTCACGTCCATATTGTACCACGCTGGAACGGAGATACGAATTTCATGACAACCGTTGCCGATGTGCGGGTAGTGCCGGAGGGACTGCTGACTGCTTACGACCGGCTTTATCCCCACTTTGTCTCTTGCGCGGAATAAATCTCCGGGAGTCGTGATTTATGGATAAAAAACTGAAAATGGCCTGCATAGGGATAGACATCG
The nucleotide sequence above comes from Geobacter benzoatilyticus. Encoded proteins:
- a CDS encoding AAA family ATPase, translating into MNLAKRDEMLHVIDTLAANYLKGKVRAVRLSIIALLSGGHILLEDIPGLGKTTLALALAKALGLSFGRVQCTSDLLPTDITGLSIFSREEGRFTFVPGPIFNNVVLVDEINRAMPKTQSALLEAMEERKVTVEGTTHQLPGPFLVIATQNPVEQVGTYPLPESQLDRFMVRSGIGYPPELIEKAIIRGGSIRDGIQTLAPLVTADDIAEAQKAVKENIYLSESVVDYLYAIVAATRNHPAISSGISTRGGIGMAETAKANAYLEGRDYVIPEDVKAIAAPVGAHRIILTMDNENLDKGELLNAILNTIPVPLA
- a CDS encoding DUF58 domain-containing protein, yielding MSALLGFMTVSGVLGWLNIRYLGVAIRLPEEIYDGQETYVTLQMENRKRWLPSFLLRGEVGGGRFDFHSIERRGAETGTVAMTFAGRGRKELGSVMVSSPFPINFFIRNITLPLDAHCVVFPRPNPCGMPGAPADARSRGAARSSGRGYEGEMETIAEYTGVEPLKLVHWRLSARHENLKVKQLTSLADVPVMLDIAQIPGRNIDERLSCAAWIVNRSIKANRPVGLIAGTKVIGPDTSRSHRLKLLTELALHGSH
- a CDS encoding transglutaminaseTgpA domain-containing protein, giving the protein MVAISSLIRFLAYVVSVLGFLPVAPHVDIPVLIVFPVALACGIFFDRQGKYPLTGVPVTILTVISFIFYFMQLSMANPAAPAVNFLVVLLSVRLLNEKSPRNVLQIFALALFALASSSLFSLSAIFLVYLFLQLGLIAVSLVLLTFHSVDDHLRLTRKSLWRVVGVSLAMPAASVPLVLFFFAILPRTQYPLLNFLNAPGERSAGFSDRVEPGRASSVGEVKTVAFRAECEQLAPNDLYWRGIVFDTMSGATWTKNGQRSDEVPGVPRGVTVRQTVYPEPSLGNHLIALDVPIRLDGTGISQGGDFTFTKRGRSRGRIRYDATSVLTGAIPTPRGIDRAHYLRIPGRVSDRVYALAKEFSAGEPSDGERLKRVESWFVRQGFRYATSGLAVSVDPVDAFLLEKRVGHCEFFASSFATLLRLAGVPARLVGGYYGGEYNEVGGYYVVTEDRAHVWVEAFVGGRGWVRIDPSSFAANFDRTQSGKRAFTTKIIALIDSFTWYWNQAVITYDLQKQVELIRRANRQFSGITLHGGTRKLFPALLAVAALAIVVRLLMIRGKRTREEQILQCFLARVEKVYGIPHPRPTQGLKEIADMIEDPAATEFVSIFGGAIYRDRQLSRDEYQRLVQIINSIGNNRRP
- a CDS encoding tetratricopeptide repeat protein, with protein sequence MSSKKDKFLDSAQKFLAKGQIDRALREYEQAVAIDPKDVRVRQKFAELLVRANRKDDALREFEVIGKYYSDNGFYLKAIAVYKQIQKITPSNLDISLTLGSLNEKQGLIGNALAEYKLVFDHYERSNRLIDAVSVLVKMHAVDPENLNIRLKLAETRHRAGLVDDSYHDYIELSRDLRTKGDEATYARVCERIANLFPDRKEFLLSVAENHIRDGKALAAIPILKQIAGDDRWNPKALYLLADAGRAAADHAMTKSAYGQIIKRFPGEIQAIKGFLFSLKAEGNIDEAVRVLRHVEPILLKEEPETLEQFYLTFKDIAPDHAGIADGLRRIRGAADSVEASEAMAEQLPETVATAETSPVVQPEFESVQQPEVSADEAPWEDEIAISFDDEAAAETAGGKSFESLPLTNDDAMPTVDSGADEVRFDDAAPEETHEVEVELADFPPMTDDWLDTAAQDSFAGEVSAGPAAEDLSLDFSDGEIEDIIPPLSLGSPSAKSDKYGLDGLFSAFKKGVGEQLAQDDTESHYSLGIAYKEMGLFDDAIAEFQSAARDQHRLADCITLQGICSREKGDPEKAEEYFRSGLALAELNREERLCLTYELSLLYEMIGDTERALAGYREVVALNPGFRDSLQKVSGLKADGGGEDAADVELVDLDEIEEGAG
- a CDS encoding energy transducer TonB — its product is MEHHPPLYRTKQNLFAGTLVLSLALHIAFALTTFLLPGRLTRLAPEQIVMVDLNDANLPLPQESSKAIVQPPASTIRQQMELPSPDSEILPAPTETPVEETVPQPPPQPEATSLSLGLTRGFFRSISDGETLNGDVREYYFKLVERVNEQWWAAAGGTNVEPGEQEALVTIIVRKNGEIFSARLVRSSGSNEYDRMIMNTLQNASNLPPLPAGYKGEFFQAPLRLLAPRGLLFS
- a CDS encoding NADP-dependent malic enzyme; this translates as MSKKQDALEYHSSGRKGKIEVVASKPCLTQRDLSLAYSPGVAEPCLEIEKNPEDAYKYTAKGNLVAVLSNGTAVLGLGNIGALAGKPVMEGKGVLFKRFADIDVFDIELNTENPDEVIKACQLLEPTFGGINLEDIKAPECFYIEEELKKTMNIPVFHDDQHGTAIISAAALINALEIIGKKIEDIRIVVNGAGASAIACANLAISLGVKKEHLVMCDTKGVIYQGRTEGMNKYKERFAVDTTLRTLEEAADGADVLYGLSSKGAFTPEMVRKLAKNPIIFAMANPDPEITPEEANAVRGDVLIATGRSDYPNQVNNVLGFPFIFRGALDVRATTINEDMKKAAVFALAELAREECPDAVCRAYGNVKFSFGRDYIIPKPFDPRALLRVAPAVAKAAMESRVARQPIEDMGKYVEHLESLQGKAKETLRMLINKAKCDPKRIVFPEGDNEKILKAAQILVEEGIATPVLVGNQDKIRASMEELGLELNGSISIIDPANYERSEEYAQELFRLRQRKGLTLTEARRIMTRKSRTHFGCMMVHMGDADTLLSGIDTHYPETIRPALEVIGRQPGLSSVHGLYMMVFKKGIFLMADTTVCIEPTAEELAETAILAAEKARMLDLEPTVAMLSFSNFGSVNHPQAQKVKRAVDIVKEKEPGLVIDGEMQSDTAVVTEFLQKSFSFASLKEAANVLIFPDLNAGNICYKLLHRLGGAEAIGPILMGMKKPVHVLQRGDDVTDIVNMAAIAVVDAQNS
- a CDS encoding HIT family protein, whose product is MERIWAPWRMDYILDEKPCGCIFCSGGQSDQGRDKLVLYKSTLSLVMLNRYPYTNGHLMAAPLRHTSDLDSLTDEEMLDLFRSVRLCRRVLEVEASPQGFNIGINLGRAAGAGIEDHLHVHIVPRWNGDTNFMTTVADVRVVPEGLLTAYDRLYPHFVSCAE